A single genomic interval of Arachis duranensis cultivar V14167 chromosome 7, aradu.V14167.gnm2.J7QH, whole genome shotgun sequence harbors:
- the LOC107496812 gene encoding protein P21, translated as MMAITKTLSIFLVLATTYLAAARAAQFDIINKCSYTVWAAAVPTGGGRQLNSGQTWTIQVAAGTTAARIWARTGCSFDGSGNGHCNTGDCGGRLQCSAYGQPPNTLAEFALNQYNNLDFYDISLVDGFNVPMQFSPTSNGCTRSIGCTADIIGQCPSPLKTNGGCNNPCTVFKTNQYCCNSGSCSATDYSRYFKTRCPDAYSYPKDDQTSTFTCPGGTNYKVVFCP; from the coding sequence ATGATGGCCATAACCAAAACCCTCTCCATCTTCCTCGTCCTCGCCACCACATACCTCGCTGCTGCCAGGGCAGCACAGTTTGACATAATCAACAAATGCTCCTACACCGTCTGGGCCGCCGCGGTGCCCACCGGAGGCGGCCGGCAGCTTAACTCTGGCCAAACATGGACCATTCAGGTTGCTGCCGGCACGACCGCAGCACGCATTTGGGCCCGAACAGGATGCAGCTTCGACGGTTCAGGAAACGGACACTGCAACACCGGCGACTGCGGCGGTCGGCTCCAGTGCAGCGCATACGGCCAACCACCGAACACGCTGGCAGAATTCGCCCTAAACCAATACAACAACCTGGACTTCTACGACATATCCTTGGTGGACGGTTTCAACGTTCCCATGCAGTTCAGCCCCACCTCAAACGGGTGCACGCGCTCCATTGGCTGCACTGCCGACATCATCGGACAGTGCCCTAGCCCGCTGAAGACTAATGGCGGCTGCAACAACCCTTGCACTGTTTTCAAGACGAATCAGTATTGTTGCAATTCTGGTAGCTGCAGCGCCACTGATTATTCAAGATATTTTAAAACTAGGTGCCCTGACGCATACAGTTACCCTAAGGATGACCAGACAAGCACGTTTACTTGCCCCGGAGGAACCAACTACAAGGTTGTCTTTTGCCCTTGA